One genomic segment of Bos javanicus breed banteng chromosome 23, ARS-OSU_banteng_1.0, whole genome shotgun sequence includes these proteins:
- the CIMIP3 gene encoding putative uncharacterized protein CIMIP3 isoform X1, with amino-acid sequence MFQDSQKSSVPSHGPKTPSGQKVKAPHRPLSLSWKQDREQTLAAAYVPVVVDPRGQNPDKLRFNFYTSQYSNSLNPFYTLQKPTCGYLYRRDTDHTRKRFDVPPANLVLWRS; translated from the exons ATGTTCCAG gaCTCACAGAAATCCTCAGTACCCAGTCATGGGCCGAAGACACCCTCAGGCCAAAAGGTGAAGGCTCCACACCGTCCCCTGTCCCTGTCGTGGAAGCAGGACCGTGAGCAGACTCTGGCGGCAGCCTACGTGCCCGTGGTGGTGGACCCCAGAGGGCAGAACCCGGACAAGCTCAGGTTCAATTTCTACACCTCCCAGTACTCCAACTCCCTGAACCCCTTCTACACCTTGCAGAAGCCCACCTGCGGCTACCTGTACCGCCGGGACACCGACCACACCCGCAAGCGCTTCGACGTGCCTCCTGCCAACCTGGTCTTGTGGCGCTCGTAG
- the CIMIP3 gene encoding putative uncharacterized protein CIMIP3 isoform X2 → MSRDSQKSSVPSHGPKTPSGQKVKAPHRPLSLSWKQDREQTLAAAYVPVVVDPRGQNPDKLRFNFYTSQYSNSLNPFYTLQKPTCGYLYRRDTDHTRKRFDVPPANLVLWRS, encoded by the exons ATGTCAAGG gaCTCACAGAAATCCTCAGTACCCAGTCATGGGCCGAAGACACCCTCAGGCCAAAAGGTGAAGGCTCCACACCGTCCCCTGTCCCTGTCGTGGAAGCAGGACCGTGAGCAGACTCTGGCGGCAGCCTACGTGCCCGTGGTGGTGGACCCCAGAGGGCAGAACCCGGACAAGCTCAGGTTCAATTTCTACACCTCCCAGTACTCCAACTCCCTGAACCCCTTCTACACCTTGCAGAAGCCCACCTGCGGCTACCTGTACCGCCGGGACACCGACCACACCCGCAAGCGCTTCGACGTGCCTCCTGCCAACCTGGTCTTGTGGCGCTCGTAG